In Astatotilapia calliptera chromosome 16, fAstCal1.2, whole genome shotgun sequence, one genomic interval encodes:
- the LOC113007592 gene encoding olfactory receptor 2AP1-like produces MDNVSVITVFTLSGLSDIANYRVTLFGLTLLCYCVIWLVNLTIIVTVIVDKSLHEPMYIFLCNLCFNGLYGTAAFYPKFLYDLLSTTHVISYAGCLLQGFVLHSSVCADFSLLALMAYDRYVAICRPLVYHSLMTKQRVCIFVFFAWLIPFYLLLMSTITTATSRLCGSHIQRIYCINWLISNLACSASVAKVIIPAFNYTFYFGHAVFIFWSYVHLIKTCQSSKENWNKFMQTCVPHLFSLTVVVLSFLFDMLYMRFGSKEIAQSFENFMAMEILLIPPIINPLMYGFKLTKIRKRVIIKMLLKLCQRWELKNSLT; encoded by the exons atgGATAATGTTTCAGTAATTACTGTTTTTACTCTCTCAGGTTTAAGTGATATTGCAAACTACAGGGTCACTCTCTTTGGTCTCACTTTACTGTGTTACTGTGTGATTTGGCTGGTAAATTTGACGATAATTGTGACAGTCATTGTGGATAAAAGCCTTCATGAACCCATGTACATCTTCCTCTGCAATCTGTGCTTCAATGGACTCTATGGGACTGCTGCATTTTATCCCAAGTTTCTCTACGATCTTCTGTCCACCACTCATGTCATCTCTTATGCAGGATGCCTTTTACAGGGTTTTGTATTGCACTCTTCAGTTTGTGCTGACTTCTCTCTCCTAGCTCTCATGGCCTATGACAGATACGTGGCTATATGTCGACCTCTTGTGTACCACTCTCTGATGACTAAACAAagagtttgtatttttgtattttttgcttgGCTTATTCCCTTTTACCTTCTCTTAATGAGCACGATAACAACAGCAACATCAAGGTTATGTGGCTCACACATACAAAGGATCTACTGTATAAACTGGTTAATTTCTAATCTGGCTTGCTCTGCCTCTGTAGCTAAAGTTATTATTCCTGCTTTTAATTACACCTTTTATTTTGGTCATGCCGTTTTTATCTTCTGGTCTTATGTACATCTGATCAAAACATGTCAGTCATCCaaagaaaactggaacaaaTTCATGCAGACATGTGTACCACATTTATTCTCTTTAACGGTTGttgttctgtcttttctttttgatatgTTATACATGCGATTTGGCTCAAAGGAAATAGCACAAAGTTTTGAAAATTTCATGGCAATGGAAATTCTCCTCATCCCACCAATTATTAATCCCCTCATGTATGgatttaaattaacaaaaataagaaaaaga GTAATTATCAAAATGCTACTAAAGCTCTGCCAGAGGTGGGAGTTGAAAAACTCTCTGACCTAG
- the LOC113007593 gene encoding olfactory receptor 2B6-like, translated as MDNVSNVKSFVLLGFNDTMNFRVPLFIITLLHYCVILFFNISLVLLIVLDESLHEPMYIFLSSFCINALYGSTGFYPKFLSDLLSSFHHISYEGCMLQAFIMYSFSSCDLSILAVMAFDRYLAICRPLHYHSFMTMRRLSQLVCLSWLTPFCIFSINIPITSRVKLCGINIQRVLCPDWLIVKLACPEVKSNLTLIVYIFHGFFIIWIYTHLIKTCMRSSEDRVKFMQTCVPHLTSLIIFLFVMVFQSIYGRFDSTDSSRIFQNLIAIELLTILPVMNPLIYGFKLTKIRNRILTSVYLNRK; from the exons ATGGATAATGTGTCTAATGTAAAAAGTTTTGTTCTATTAGGATTTAATGACACGATGAATTTCAGAGTACCCCTCTTCATAATAACTTTACTGCATTATTGTGTGATTCTGTTTTTCAATATCTCTCTTGTGCTGCTCATTGTCTTGGATGAAAGTCTCCATGAACCTATGTACATTTTTCTTAGTAGCTTTTGCATTAATGCACTTTATGGGTCCACAGGTTTCTACCCAAAATTCCTTTCAGACTTACTGTCATCTTTTCATCACATCTCATATGAAGGATGCATGCTACAAGCTTTTATCATGTACTCATTTTCCTCCTGTGATTTGTCCATTTTAGCTGTCATGGCCTTTGACAGGTATCTGGCTATATGTCGACCTCTGCACTACCACTCTTTCATGACTATGAGGAGGCTCTCTCAGCTGGTGTGTTTATCCTGGCTGACACCTTTCTGCATTTTCTCCATCAATATCCCAATAACATCAAGAGTCAAGTTATGTGGTATAAACATTCAGAGAGTCTTATGTCCAGACTGGTTAATTGTTAAACTTGCTTGTCCTGAAGTCAaaagcaattt AACACTTattgtttatatatttcatGGCTTTTTCATAATTTGGATTTACACGCATCTTATTAAAACATGCATGAGGTCCAGTGAAGACAGGGTAAAGTTTATGCAGACATGTGTGCCCCATCTGACCTCTTTGATCATATTTCTCTTTGTAATGGTTTTTCAGTCGATATATGGGCGATTTGACTCCACAGATTCATCTCGAATCTTCCAAAATTTGATTGCTATTGAGCTTCTCACTATTCTTCCAGTTATGAATCCTCTCATATATGGATTCAAACTCACCAAAATACGAAACAGAATCCTGACTTCAGTTTAtcttaacagaaaataa